In Arthrobacter burdickii, one DNA window encodes the following:
- the rplF gene encoding 50S ribosomal protein L6 — protein sequence MSRIGRLPIAVPAGVEVAVNGNEVTVKGSKGELSHTVPSPIEVSLNEGILTVARPNDERESRSLHGLTRTLISNMIVGVTEGYKKNLEIVGTGYRVQAKGSDLEFALGYSHPVAVKAPEGITLTVDSPTKLSVAGINKQQVGEVAATIRKLRKPDPYKGKGIRYAGEIIRRKVGKAGK from the coding sequence ATGTCACGTATTGGACGTCTCCCCATCGCCGTTCCCGCCGGTGTCGAGGTCGCAGTCAACGGCAACGAGGTCACCGTCAAGGGCTCGAAGGGCGAGCTGAGCCACACGGTTCCCAGCCCCATCGAGGTCTCCCTGAACGAGGGCATCCTCACCGTCGCGCGCCCGAACGACGAGCGCGAGTCGCGGTCGCTCCACGGCCTCACCCGCACGCTGATCTCCAACATGATCGTCGGAGTCACCGAGGGCTACAAGAAGAACCTTGAGATCGTGGGCACGGGTTACCGTGTGCAGGCCAAGGGCAGCGACCTGGAATTCGCTCTGGGTTACAGCCACCCGGTCGCCGTCAAGGCTCCCGAGGGCATCACCCTGACCGTCGACAGCCCCACCAAGCTCTCGGTCGCAGGCATCAACAAGCAGCAGGTCGGCGAGGTCGCTGCAACCATCCGCAAGCTGCGCAAGCCTGACCCCTACAAGGGCAAGGGCATCCGCTACGCAGGCGAGATCATCCGCCGCAAGGTCGGAAAGGCTGGTAAGTAA
- the rplR gene encoding 50S ribosomal protein L18, with the protein MGLSINKKRSSKSKSASRGRRHLRVRKRVSGTAVRPRLVVNRSARHVFVQVVDDTKGVTVASASTLEADLRAFDGDKTAKAKRVGELVAERAKAVGVEAVVFDRGGNKYHGRVAAIADGAREGGLAL; encoded by the coding sequence ATGGGTCTGAGCATCAACAAGAAGCGCAGCTCGAAGAGCAAGTCCGCCTCGCGTGGACGCCGCCACCTCCGTGTACGCAAGCGCGTCTCGGGCACGGCTGTCCGTCCCCGCCTGGTCGTCAACCGATCGGCCCGCCACGTATTCGTGCAGGTCGTCGACGACACCAAGGGCGTGACCGTCGCATCAGCCTCCACCCTCGAAGCGGACCTCCGTGCATTCGACGGTGACAAGACCGCCAAGGCCAAGCGCGTTGGCGAACTTGTTGCAGAGCGTGCCAAGGCTGTCGGTGTCGAAGCTGTCGTCTTCGACCGCGGCGGCAACAAGTACCACGGTCGCGTTGCAGCAATCGCAGACGGCGCACGTGAAGGTGGGCTGGCACTGTGA
- the rpsE gene encoding 30S ribosomal protein S5 produces the protein MTEENKAKEAPLNTATEQPAAEAPAAGATDTASADANRRGNARGGERGGNSRGGERGRGGRDGGRDGGRNDDKDKFIERVVTINRVAKVVKGGRRFSFTALVVVGDGNGMVGVGYGKAKEVPSAIQKAVEEAKKTMFRVPRIGGTVPHLVQGEAAAGVVLLRPASPGTGVIAGGPVRAVLECVGIHDVLSKSLGSANAINIVHATVDALKRLEEPQAVAARRGLPLDEVASHQMLRAIAAQKTGA, from the coding sequence GTGACCGAGGAAAACAAGGCAAAGGAAGCCCCATTGAATACGGCTACAGAGCAGCCCGCGGCCGAAGCTCCGGCTGCAGGTGCAACTGACACCGCGTCGGCTGACGCCAACCGCCGCGGCAACGCCCGCGGTGGCGAGCGTGGCGGCAACTCCCGCGGCGGCGAGCGCGGCCGTGGCGGCCGTGACGGCGGCCGCGACGGCGGACGCAATGACGACAAGGACAAGTTCATTGAGCGCGTCGTCACCATCAACCGTGTCGCCAAGGTCGTCAAGGGCGGCCGCCGCTTCAGCTTCACCGCCCTCGTGGTGGTAGGCGACGGCAACGGCATGGTCGGCGTCGGCTACGGAAAGGCGAAGGAAGTTCCCTCCGCCATCCAGAAGGCCGTCGAGGAAGCCAAGAAGACGATGTTCCGCGTTCCGCGCATCGGTGGCACCGTCCCGCACCTGGTGCAGGGCGAGGCAGCAGCCGGCGTCGTTCTTCTCCGTCCCGCCTCCCCGGGTACCGGCGTTATCGCCGGTGGTCCGGTGCGTGCGGTACTGGAATGCGTCGGCATCCACGACGTCCTCTCCAAGTCGCTCGGTTCCGCGAACGCCATCAACATCGTTCACGCCACCGTTGACGCGCTGAAGCGCCTCGAAGAGCCCCAGGCAGTCGCGGCACGCCGTGGCCTGCCCCTCGACGAGGTCGCATCCCACCAGATGCTGCGCGCAATCGCAGCTCAGAAGACAGGTGCGTAA
- the rpmD gene encoding 50S ribosomal protein L30, with protein sequence MTAITPKNVRVSSAQLEITQIKSAIGGKQNQRDTLRSLGLKRIGHTVVREADAVTVGMINTVPHLLKVEEAN encoded by the coding sequence ATGACCGCGATCACACCGAAGAACGTGCGCGTGAGCTCGGCGCAGCTCGAGATCACCCAGATCAAGTCCGCCATTGGCGGCAAGCAGAACCAGCGCGACACGCTGCGGTCGCTCGGTCTCAAGCGGATCGGCCACACCGTGGTCCGTGAAGCCGATGCCGTTACCGTTGGCATGATCAACACGGTTCCGCACCTCTTGAAGGTTGAGGAGGCCAACTAA
- the rplO gene encoding 50S ribosomal protein L15, giving the protein MAENNTAASAAPEAKAERVHALKVHHLRPAPGAKTAKTRVGRGEGSKGKTAGRGTKGTAARYQVKAGFAGGQLPLHMRLPKLRGFKNPFRVEFQVVNLDKLSELYPAGGDVTVDSLVANGAVRKNQPVKVLGTGEITVAVNVSADAFSASAAEKIVAAGGTVTEL; this is encoded by the coding sequence ATGGCAGAGAACAACACCGCGGCTTCGGCCGCACCCGAGGCAAAAGCAGAGCGCGTCCACGCCCTCAAGGTCCACCACCTGCGCCCCGCACCCGGAGCCAAGACGGCGAAGACCCGTGTTGGCCGTGGTGAGGGTTCGAAGGGTAAGACCGCAGGCCGTGGTACCAAGGGAACTGCAGCCCGCTACCAGGTGAAGGCAGGATTTGCCGGCGGCCAGCTGCCGCTGCACATGCGCCTTCCCAAGCTGCGCGGCTTCAAGAACCCGTTCCGCGTCGAGTTCCAGGTCGTGAACCTGGACAAGCTCTCCGAGCTGTACCCCGCTGGCGGCGACGTCACCGTGGACAGCCTGGTAGCGAACGGTGCCGTCCGCAAGAACCAGCCCGTCAAGGTGCTGGGGACCGGCGAGATCACCGTGGCCGTCAACGTCTCGGCCGACGCCTTCTCCGCATCCGCTGCAGAGAAGATCGTCGCCGCCGGCGGGACCGTCACCGAGCTGTAG
- the secY gene encoding preprotein translocase subunit SecY — protein sequence MLSAIGRAFRTPDLRRKLLFTLGIIAIFRLGAFIPAPGVDYGNVQQCLALGNTEGGLYQFVNLFSGGALLQVSIFALGIMPYITASIITQLLRVVIPRFQELHEEGAQGQSRLTQYTRYLTIALGLLNATTLVSLARSGALLGNCPVPLIPNDSLITIVLLIITLTAGTGLIMWMGELITEKGVGNGMSLLIFTAIAAGFPTALGEILRTQGATVFTFVLLMGVVVVALVIFVEQSQRRIPVQYAKRMVGRRTLGGSSTYIPIKVNMAGVIPVIFASSMLYLPSLIAQFNTPQDGTAPAGWVNWITTYLTRGDHPLYMALYFLLIVFFTYFYVAITFNPDEVSENMKKYGGFIPGIRAGRPTAEYLQYVLSRITLPGAIYLGLVALIPLIALVAIGANQNFPFGGTSILIMVGVGLETVKQIDAQLQQRHYEGLLR from the coding sequence TTGCTTAGCGCTATTGGCCGGGCATTCCGGACGCCAGACTTGCGGCGCAAGCTGTTGTTCACGCTGGGAATCATTGCCATCTTCCGCCTCGGAGCCTTCATTCCCGCTCCCGGCGTCGACTACGGAAACGTGCAGCAGTGCCTCGCTCTGGGCAACACCGAGGGCGGTCTCTACCAGTTCGTGAACCTCTTCAGTGGGGGAGCCCTGCTCCAGGTCTCCATCTTCGCGCTGGGGATCATGCCGTACATCACGGCCAGCATCATCACGCAGCTCCTCCGGGTGGTCATTCCCCGCTTCCAGGAACTGCACGAGGAAGGCGCCCAGGGCCAGTCGAGGCTGACCCAGTACACGCGCTACCTGACCATCGCGCTCGGCCTGCTGAACGCCACCACCCTGGTCTCGCTCGCCCGCTCGGGCGCACTGCTCGGCAACTGCCCGGTGCCCCTGATCCCGAACGATTCGCTGATCACCATCGTCCTGCTGATCATCACGCTGACCGCCGGCACCGGACTCATCATGTGGATGGGCGAGCTCATCACCGAGAAGGGTGTGGGCAACGGTATGTCGCTGCTCATCTTCACGGCCATCGCCGCCGGTTTCCCCACCGCTCTCGGTGAGATCCTCCGCACCCAGGGCGCCACGGTGTTCACCTTCGTCCTCCTCATGGGCGTCGTCGTCGTCGCCCTCGTGATCTTCGTGGAGCAGTCGCAGCGACGCATCCCCGTGCAGTACGCCAAGCGCATGGTGGGCCGCCGCACGCTGGGCGGCAGCAGCACCTACATCCCGATCAAGGTCAACATGGCCGGCGTCATCCCCGTGATCTTCGCGTCCTCGATGCTGTACCTGCCGAGCCTGATCGCACAGTTCAACACTCCGCAGGACGGCACGGCCCCGGCCGGCTGGGTCAACTGGATCACCACGTACCTGACCCGCGGCGACCACCCGCTGTACATGGCGCTGTACTTCCTGCTCATCGTGTTCTTCACCTACTTCTACGTCGCCATCACGTTCAACCCGGACGAGGTGTCCGAGAACATGAAGAAGTACGGCGGGTTCATCCCCGGCATCCGCGCCGGGCGTCCCACGGCCGAGTACCTCCAGTACGTGCTCTCACGCATCACGCTCCCGGGTGCCATCTACCTGGGACTCGTGGCCCTGATCCCGCTGATAGCACTGGTGGCCATCGGCGCCAACCAGAACTTCCCGTTCGGCGGCACCTCGATCCTCATCATGGTGGGCGTGGGACTCGAGACGGTAAAGCAGATCGACGCTCAGCTCCAGCAGCGTCACTACGAAGGGTTGTTGCGTTGA
- a CDS encoding adenylate kinase: MLIIGPPGSGKGTQAARISDRLDVVAISTGDIFRDNVKRETPLGLEAKKYMDAGDFVPDSVTNRMVRDRLAADDVQEGFLLDGYPRTASQVAELDDILRENELELDVVLQLTADDEELVKRLLGRAKLDGRSDDNEQVIRHRLGLYHDQTEAVVSRYDERGIVTKVDGIGAIDEVTERVMAALKVAS, from the coding sequence ATGCTGATCATCGGTCCCCCCGGATCCGGCAAGGGCACCCAGGCCGCTCGGATCTCGGATCGCCTCGACGTCGTGGCCATCTCGACCGGCGACATCTTCCGCGACAACGTGAAGCGGGAGACGCCCCTCGGCCTCGAGGCCAAGAAGTACATGGACGCCGGCGACTTCGTCCCCGACAGCGTCACGAACAGGATGGTCCGCGACCGCCTCGCGGCCGACGACGTCCAGGAGGGCTTCCTCCTCGACGGGTACCCGCGCACCGCGTCGCAGGTCGCCGAACTCGACGACATCCTCCGCGAGAACGAGCTCGAACTCGATGTCGTGCTGCAGCTCACCGCCGATGACGAGGAGCTCGTGAAGCGGCTCCTCGGGCGGGCGAAGCTGGACGGCCGTTCGGATGACAACGAGCAGGTCATCCGCCACCGCCTCGGGCTCTACCACGACCAGACGGAAGCAGTGGTGTCCCGGTACGACGAGCGCGGCATCGTCACCAAGGTCGACGGCATCGGGGCGATCGACGAGGTCACCGAGCGCGTCATGGCAGCACTCAAAGTAGCGAGCTAG
- the map gene encoding type I methionyl aminopeptidase gives MFRQPKIEYKTTSQMLVMREAGRVLSTALDRTVAAAVVGVTTAQLNEVFEEVLREEGATSNFLGYHGFPASICTSVNSEVVHGIPGGYVLQDGDIISIDGGAVVRGWHSDSARTVIVGSQRPEDVRLSDVTEEAMWRGIAALASARFVGDIGAAIDDYVSSVPGPALGILEDYVGHGIGTQMHQAPDVLNFRSANRGPKVRPGLCLAIEPMLVQGGLETAVLDDDWTVVTTDGKRASQWEHSVAVHDGGIWVLSAPDGGASRLEPLGVTPAPLAG, from the coding sequence ATGTTCCGCCAGCCGAAGATCGAGTACAAGACGACCAGCCAGATGCTCGTGATGCGTGAGGCCGGCCGGGTGCTCTCCACGGCGCTCGACCGCACCGTCGCCGCGGCCGTCGTCGGTGTCACCACGGCGCAGCTCAACGAGGTCTTCGAGGAGGTCCTCCGCGAGGAGGGCGCGACGTCGAACTTCCTCGGGTACCACGGCTTCCCGGCCAGTATCTGCACGTCCGTCAACTCCGAGGTCGTCCACGGGATCCCCGGCGGCTACGTGCTGCAGGACGGCGACATCATCTCGATCGACGGCGGCGCCGTCGTCCGCGGCTGGCACTCCGACTCGGCGCGGACCGTCATCGTCGGGTCGCAGCGACCCGAGGACGTGCGGCTTTCCGACGTCACGGAGGAGGCCATGTGGCGCGGTATCGCGGCGCTGGCCTCCGCCCGGTTCGTCGGTGACATCGGTGCCGCTATCGACGACTACGTCTCGTCGGTCCCCGGACCCGCCCTCGGGATCCTCGAGGACTACGTGGGTCACGGTATCGGGACGCAGATGCACCAGGCGCCCGACGTGCTGAACTTCCGCAGCGCGAACCGCGGCCCCAAGGTCCGGCCCGGACTCTGCCTTGCCATCGAGCCGATGCTCGTGCAGGGAGGGCTGGAAACCGCAGTGCTCGACGACGACTGGACCGTTGTCACCACCGACGGCAAGCGCGCCTCGCAGTGGGAGCACAGTGTCGCAGTGCACGACGGCGGCATCTGGGTCCTGTCGGCCCCGGACGGGGGAGCGTCGCGCCTCGAGCCGCTCGGCGTCACCCCGGCTCCGCTGGCCGGCTGA
- the infA gene encoding translation initiation factor IF-1, translating to MAKKDGVIEIEGTVNEALPNAMFRVELANGHIVLAHISGKMRQHYIRILPEDRVVVELSPYDLTRGRIVYRYK from the coding sequence ATGGCCAAGAAAGACGGTGTCATTGAGATTGAAGGCACTGTGAACGAGGCGCTGCCCAACGCGATGTTCCGCGTTGAGTTGGCCAACGGACACATTGTTCTCGCCCACATCTCGGGAAAGATGCGCCAGCACTACATTCGAATCCTTCCTGAGGACCGGGTCGTAGTGGAACTCAGCCCGTACGACCTCACCCGGGGCCGTATTGTCTACCGCTACAAATAA
- the rpmJ gene encoding 50S ribosomal protein L36 — translation MKVNPSVKRICEKCQVVRRKGNVLVICENPRHKQRQG, via the coding sequence ATGAAGGTCAACCCGAGCGTGAAGCGGATCTGCGAGAAGTGCCAGGTGGTCCGCCGCAAAGGCAACGTTCTCGTCATCTGCGAGAACCCGCGCCACAAGCAGCGCCAGGGCTAA
- the rpsM gene encoding 30S ribosomal protein S13: MARLAGVDIPREKRVVIALTYIYGVGKTRAEKTLVDTGISPNTRVKDLTDAELVQLRDYIEGSFKVEGDLRREVAADIRRKVEIGSYEGIRHRRGLPVRGQRTKTNARTRKGPKRTVAGKKKVGR; this comes from the coding sequence ATGGCACGTCTCGCTGGCGTAGACATCCCCCGCGAAAAGCGGGTAGTCATCGCGCTTACCTATATCTACGGCGTGGGCAAGACCCGTGCAGAGAAGACGCTCGTGGACACGGGGATCTCCCCGAACACGCGCGTCAAGGACCTCACCGACGCCGAGCTGGTCCAGCTCCGCGACTACATCGAAGGCAGCTTCAAGGTCGAGGGTGACCTCCGCCGTGAGGTTGCAGCCGACATCCGCCGCAAGGTCGAGATCGGCAGCTACGAAGGCATTCGGCACCGCCGCGGCCTTCCCGTACGTGGACAGCGTACGAAGACCAACGCCCGTACCCGCAAGGGCCCGAAGCGTACGGTCGCAGGCAAGAAGAAGGTCGGACGCTAG
- the rpsK gene encoding 30S ribosomal protein S11, whose protein sequence is MPPKTRGAVRKPRRKDKKNIALGQAHIKSTFNNTIVSITDPSGAVISWASAGEVGFKGSRKSTPFAAQMAAEAAAKRAQEHGVKKVDVFVKGPGSGRETAIRSLQATGLEVGSISDVTPSAHNGCRPPKRRRV, encoded by the coding sequence ATGCCCCCCAAGACTCGTGGAGCGGTGCGTAAGCCGCGTCGCAAGGATAAGAAGAACATCGCGCTCGGCCAGGCGCACATCAAGAGCACCTTCAACAACACCATCGTGTCCATCACGGACCCCAGCGGAGCAGTCATCTCCTGGGCCTCCGCCGGTGAGGTTGGCTTCAAGGGCTCACGCAAGTCCACCCCGTTCGCCGCGCAGATGGCTGCAGAAGCTGCTGCAAAGCGTGCCCAGGAGCACGGCGTCAAGAAGGTCGACGTCTTCGTGAAGGGACCGGGATCGGGTCGCGAAACCGCCATCCGTTCGCTGCAGGCCACCGGCCTCGAGGTCGGCTCCATCTCGGACGTCACCCCCAGCGCACACAACGGCTGCCGCCCGCCCAAGCGCCGCCGCGTCTAA
- a CDS encoding DNA-directed RNA polymerase subunit alpha, whose product MLIAQRPTLTEEVVADNRSRFVIEPLEPGFGYTLGNSLRRTLLSSIPGAAVTSIRIDGVLHEFTTVPGVKEDVTEIILNIKNLAVSSEHDEPVVAYLRKQGPGVVTAADIAPPAGVEFHNPDLHIATLNSKGKFELELTIERGRGYVSASQNKSGDSEIGRIPVDSIYSPVLKVTFRVEATRVEQRTDFDKLIVDVETKDAIAPRDAVASAGTTLVELFGLARELNTAAEGIEIGPSPTDAALAADMALPIEDLELTVRSYNCLKREGIHSVGELVARSEADLMDIRNFGAKSIDEVKAKLVELGLSLKDSPPGFDLAARAAAIEEDDAAYGDEEL is encoded by the coding sequence GTGCTTATTGCACAGCGCCCCACCCTGACTGAAGAAGTAGTCGCCGACAACCGCTCGCGGTTCGTGATCGAACCCCTCGAGCCCGGCTTCGGCTACACCCTCGGCAACTCCCTCCGCCGTACCCTCCTGTCCTCGATCCCCGGTGCTGCCGTGACCAGCATCCGCATCGACGGCGTGCTGCACGAATTCACCACGGTTCCCGGGGTGAAGGAGGATGTCACCGAGATCATCCTGAACATCAAGAATCTTGCCGTCTCCTCGGAGCACGACGAGCCTGTCGTCGCCTACCTGCGCAAGCAGGGTCCCGGCGTCGTCACCGCTGCGGACATCGCGCCTCCCGCAGGCGTCGAGTTCCACAACCCGGACCTCCACATCGCGACCCTCAACTCGAAGGGCAAGTTCGAGCTCGAACTGACCATCGAGCGTGGCCGCGGCTACGTGTCCGCCTCGCAGAACAAGTCCGGCGACTCGGAGATCGGCCGCATCCCGGTCGACTCCATCTACTCGCCGGTCCTGAAGGTCACCTTCCGCGTGGAAGCGACCCGTGTTGAGCAGCGCACCGACTTCGACAAGCTGATCGTCGACGTCGAGACGAAGGACGCCATCGCCCCGCGCGACGCCGTCGCTTCTGCCGGCACCACCCTGGTGGAGCTGTTCGGACTCGCACGCGAGCTGAACACCGCCGCCGAGGGCATCGAGATCGGTCCTTCGCCCACCGACGCAGCACTTGCTGCCGACATGGCGCTGCCGATCGAGGACCTCGAACTTACGGTCCGCTCGTACAACTGCCTCAAGCGCGAGGGCATCCACTCCGTGGGTGAACTCGTTGCACGCTCCGAGGCCGACCTCATGGACATCCGCAACTTCGGTGCGAAGTCCATCGACGAGGTCAAGGCGAAGCTCGTCGAGCTCGGTCTCTCCCTGAAGGATTCCCCTCCAGGCTTCGACCTTGCCGCCCGCGCTGCTGCCATCGAAGAGGACGACGCCGCCTACGGCGACGAAGAGCTCTAA
- the rplQ gene encoding 50S ribosomal protein L17, giving the protein MPTPTKGPRLGGGPAHERLMLANLAASLFEHKRITTTVTKAKRLRPYAERLITFAKKGDLASRRRVLGVISSKSIVHELFTDIAPAVANREGGYTRITKIGNRKGDNAPMAVIELVLEPMSAKQSVVAEAEQAKAPAAAAAPAAESVDVPETAEAVESVDSAPAADEVAAEDTTVDAEAGAEDEVVVVEGTVEDEKK; this is encoded by the coding sequence ATGCCCACACCCACTAAGGGCCCACGCCTCGGAGGCGGTCCGGCGCACGAACGCCTGATGCTCGCCAACCTGGCCGCCTCACTGTTCGAGCACAAGCGCATCACCACCACGGTGACGAAGGCCAAGCGCCTCCGCCCCTACGCCGAGCGTCTCATCACGTTCGCGAAGAAGGGCGACCTGGCGTCGCGTCGTCGCGTCCTCGGTGTCATCAGCAGCAAGAGCATCGTCCACGAGCTGTTCACGGACATCGCCCCCGCTGTTGCCAACCGCGAGGGTGGCTACACCCGCATCACGAAGATCGGCAACCGCAAGGGCGACAACGCTCCCATGGCCGTCATCGAACTGGTGCTGGAGCCCATGTCCGCCAAGCAGTCCGTCGTCGCCGAGGCCGAGCAGGCCAAGGCTCCCGCCGCTGCCGCAGCACCGGCCGCCGAGTCCGTAGACGTCCCGGAGACCGCTGAGGCTGTCGAGTCGGTCGATTCGGCACCTGCTGCGGACGAGGTCGCAGCCGAGGACACCACGGTCGACGCCGAAGCCGGCGCCGAAGATGAGGTCGTCGTCGTCGAAGGCACCGTCGAGGACGAGAAGAAGTAA
- a CDS encoding tRNA pseudouridine synthase A has protein sequence MTTLEPAIPSGDGGLLRVRVRLDISYDGAPFSGWALQPGLTTVQGILEGALFTLLRRQARLTVGGRTDAGVHARGQVAHVDLTHAEWEGMGRGRDVEPADAFLRRLTGTINRELTDGMTGRGRSVRNSVPAVVVRSATRAPAGFDARFSALWRRYSYGIADTTAGQDPLRRHTTLWHPAALDVALLNEGAAYLLGMQDFAAFCKPRVGATTIRELQRYEFTRGHDGVITATVQADAFCHNMVRALIGSTLRVGSGELPPVWLAERLAARLKDARSILAAPHPLVLEEIAYPGDEELAARAELTRSRRNAGHLEP, from the coding sequence ATGACCACGCTCGAGCCCGCCATCCCTTCCGGGGATGGCGGGCTTTTGCGTGTCCGTGTCCGCCTCGATATCTCCTACGACGGTGCGCCCTTCTCGGGTTGGGCCCTGCAGCCAGGGCTCACCACCGTTCAGGGCATCCTCGAAGGTGCCCTCTTCACACTCCTGCGCCGGCAGGCGCGCCTCACTGTGGGCGGACGGACCGACGCCGGTGTCCATGCCCGTGGCCAGGTGGCCCACGTCGACCTGACGCACGCTGAGTGGGAGGGCATGGGGCGGGGCCGTGACGTCGAGCCTGCCGACGCCTTCCTGCGCCGGCTGACCGGCACCATCAACCGTGAGCTGACCGATGGCATGACGGGACGCGGCCGATCCGTTCGCAACTCGGTACCCGCCGTCGTCGTGCGCTCCGCTACCCGCGCACCGGCCGGTTTCGACGCCCGCTTCTCTGCGCTCTGGCGCCGGTACAGCTATGGCATCGCCGATACCACGGCTGGGCAGGACCCGCTGCGCCGCCACACGACGCTGTGGCACCCGGCGGCGTTGGATGTCGCGCTGCTCAACGAGGGTGCGGCCTACCTGCTCGGGATGCAGGATTTCGCCGCGTTCTGCAAGCCTCGGGTAGGGGCTACGACCATTCGTGAACTGCAGCGCTACGAGTTCACCCGCGGACACGACGGCGTCATCACGGCTACCGTGCAGGCGGACGCCTTCTGCCACAACATGGTCCGGGCACTCATCGGATCAACGCTGCGTGTGGGATCGGGGGAGCTGCCGCCGGTGTGGCTGGCGGAGAGGCTCGCTGCCCGCCTCAAGGACGCTCGGTCCATCCTCGCCGCTCCGCACCCGCTCGTGCTCGAGGAGATCGCGTATCCCGGCGACGAGGAGCTTGCCGCTCGCGCTGAACTGACGCGTTCCCGGAGGAACGCCGGACACCTGGAGCCTTAG